In Fulvia fulva chromosome 10, complete sequence, a single window of DNA contains:
- a CDS encoding MFS-type transporter ucsD produces MATKDEITRVETAMAVNDNELHQIPTIEIDNYNGLTLKASLVYTSLLFVSICQLWTVVGSGAFSRDIATSFNRPTDAVWMSQTLVITVIVLGPFISQGADLWGRKWFLCGLTGLGAVGSVITGRADSMEMAIGGQVITALSLGNQTLLYAIASEILPRRFRPGAQAGITGSGGLGAILALLAGSYVVKEYTEGWRIVFYIAAALLGVSAITCVIFYNPPPRALQQTLSQKEKLGRIDWPAFGLLAIGVTLLSIGLSWGQNPYPWKSARVLGPLVVGIVFLLAFAVHQTVLKKNGIIHHTLFKQDRNFALALGCIFADGMIFWAGNNYYPFQASVLYETDPVRVGLMFAIAFITAIFASVACAIYSSSFKDVRGPLVASFASFCIFNVLMATIKTGQVAIAWAYPIFLGIGLGFSLTSLVTIAQLSTPPNLVAVATGLIIAARSLGGSIGLGIFTAILNSAIAGKLPAKIAAAVVPLGLNPQALPLFIGALAAHNDAALFAVPGVSPQIIGAGVQALQQAYLESFRGVWIAAAVVSFVTMIVSCFFVNPKPSFTMHVDAPLEADSKEI; encoded by the exons ATGGCCACCAAGGACGAGATCACCCGCGTCGAGACTGCAATGGCGGTCAACGATAACGAGCTGCACCAAATCCCAACAATCGAAATCGACAATTACAACGGCCTCACCCTCAAAGCCTCCCTTGTCTACACCTCCCTACTCTTCGTTTCAATCTGCCAACTCTGGACCGTCGTCGGCTCTGGTGCCTTCTCCCGCGACATTGCCACCTCCTTTAACCGCCCCACCGACGCCGTCTGGATGTCGCAGACACTAGTCATTACCGTCATCGTCCTGGGCCCGTTCATCTCCCAGGGTGCTGATCTGTGGGGGCGAAAATGGTTCCTTTGCGGTCTGACGGGGCTGGGCGCTGTTGGGAGTGTTATTACCGGTCGAGCGGATTCTATGGAGATGGCGATTGGGGGGCAGGTTATTACGGCGTTGTCGCTGGGAAATCAGACGTTGCTGTATGCCATTGCGTCGGAGATTCTGCCAAGGAGGTTCAGACCGGGAGCGCAAGCGGGTATTACGGGTTCGGGAGGGTTGGGGGCGATTTTGGCGTTGTTGGCGGGGTCGTATGTGGTTAAGGAGTACACGGAAGGCTGGAGGATCGTGTTCTACATTGCGGCGGCTCTGTTGGGCGTGTCGGCGATTACCTGCGTCATCTTCTACAACCCACCACCGAGAGCTCTGCAACAGACTCTGAGCCAGAAAGAGAAGCTGGGTCGAATCGACTGGCCTGCTTTCGGACTACTCGCCATCGGTGTTACACTCCTATCCATCGGCCTATCCTGGGGCCAAAACCCATACCCCTGGAAATCCGCTCGCGTCCTCGGTCCTCTGGTAGTCGGTATAGTGTTCCTCCTGGCCTTCGCCGTACACCAGACGGTGCTCAAAAAGAACGGCATCATACACCACACTCTCTTCAAGCAAGACCGGAACTTCGCCCTAGCATTGGGCTGCATCTTCGCAGATGGCATGATCTTCTGGGCCGGCAACAACTACTACCCCTTCCAAGCTTCCGTCCTGTACGAAACAGACCCAGTCCGAGTCGGCTTGATGTTTGCCATCGCCTTCATCACAGCCATCTTCGCATCGGTCGCTTGTGCGATTTACTCTTCCTCCTTCAAGGATGTGAGAGGACCTCTGGTAGCGTCGTTTGCCTCGTTTTGTATCTTCAATGTCCTCATGGCTACGATCAAGACTGGGCAAGTAGCGATAGCTTGGGCATATCCCATCTTCCTGGGTATTGGACTGGGTTTTAGCTTGACTTCGCTGGTCACGATAGCTCAGCTCAGCACGCCGCCAAACCTGGTCGCTGTCGCTACTGGGCTGATTATCGCCGCTCGCTCGCTGGGTGGTTCGATTGGTCTTGGTATCTTCACAGCGATCCTCAACTCTGCGATCGCTGGGAAGCTGCCGGCAAAGATTGCAGCGGCTGTGGTACCTCTAGGTCTCAACCCTCAGGCGCTTCCGCTGTTCATTGGGGCTCTCGCTGCGCATAATGATGCTGCGCTGTTCGCCGTGCCTGGAGTGTCGCCTCAGATCATTGGAGCTGGCGTACAAGCTCTTCAGCAAGCATACCTGGAGTCTTTCCGCGGCGTATGGATTGCTGCAGCTGTGGTGTCTTTCGTCACCATGATCG TATCCTGTTTCTTCGTCAACCCAAAGCCCAGCTTTACTATGCATGTCGATGCCCCTCTGGAAGCAGATTCGAAAGAGATATGA
- a CDS encoding U4/U6.U5 small nuclear ribonucleoprotein component snu23 produces MSSKQGAYGDKKASDTSFRKTWDRDAYAAKAKDRDVKIKEEGKARHEAALAGKKYIRRASTPTDTHDTEARQARLNVAEQVGKTTLVVAGAGQGKRGKSAGFYCEACDLTFKDNLQWVEHLNSKQHLLATGKSGEVRRATLEEVQERFEYLKRKREEEKAREVVDLGTRIEVAKEQEEREREEKRQKRNAKRRKTKDGMGHQEVKMENDGVIC; encoded by the coding sequence ATGTCGTCAAAACAGGGCGCATACGGCGATAAAAAGGCCAGCGACACCTCCTTCCGCAAAACATGGGACCGCGACGCCTACGCCGCCAAAGCGAAAGACCGCGATGTCAAGATCAAGGAAGAGGGCAAAGCGCGCCACGAAGCAGCTCTCGCCGGCAAGAAGTACATTCGCCGCGCCTCGACACCCACCGACACCCACGACACCGAAGCGCGTCAAGCCCGTCTGAATGTCGCTGAGCAAGTCGGCAAGACCACCCTCGTCGTAGCCGGCGCAGGCCAAGGAAAGCGCGGAAAGAGCGCCGGGTTCTACTGTGAGGCCTGCGACCTGACGTTCAAGGATAACTTGCAGTGGGTGGAGCATCTGAACAGTAAGCAGCATTTGCTCGCGACGGGGAAGAGTGGGGAGGTGAGACGGGCGACGTTGGAGGAAGTGCAGGAGCGGTTTGAGTATTTGAAGAGGAAGCGGGAAGAGGAGAAGGCGAGGGAGGTGGTGGATCTGGGTACGAGGATTGAGGTTGCGAAGGAGCAGGAGGAGAGGGAGCGGGAGGAGAAGAGGCAGAAGAGGAATGCGAAGAGAAGGAAGACGAAGGATGGGATGGGACATCAGGAGGTGAAGATGGAGAATGATGGGGTCATATGTTGA